In one Chloroflexi bacterium ADurb.Bin180 genomic region, the following are encoded:
- the ecfA2_2 gene encoding Energy-coupling factor transporter ATP-binding protein EcfA2, which produces MSIDVGGTGREPLIELRSLEHAYLRGTPLETPALRGITLRVLRGEALGIIGRSGSGKSTTVQHMNGLLRPIARGQALVYGQDMADPGLDIRTIRQKVGLVFQHPEDQLFERLVGDDVAFGPLRMGLTLDEARDRVRWAMDAVGLDLAAFKDRFTFSLSGGEMRKVAIAGVLALKPEVLVLDESTSGLDPRGRRELLALMRRWKEREGLTIVFVSCNMEDIAALVDRVCVLDQGRSVLEGQVREVFSRPAELQQYGLNAPQITEILVELKERGLDVDPRCSNVAEAEEQVWKTLST; this is translated from the coding sequence ATGAGCATCGATGTTGGCGGCACGGGGCGAGAACCGCTGATCGAGTTGCGGAGTCTCGAGCATGCCTACCTGCGAGGCACGCCTCTGGAGACGCCGGCGCTACGCGGAATCACCCTGCGCGTGCTGCGCGGGGAGGCCCTGGGCATCATCGGACGCTCGGGGTCTGGCAAGTCGACCACGGTGCAGCATATGAACGGGCTGCTCAGACCCATCGCTCGCGGGCAGGCCCTGGTCTACGGCCAGGACATGGCTGACCCCGGGCTGGACATTCGCACCATTCGCCAGAAAGTGGGCCTGGTCTTTCAGCACCCAGAGGATCAGCTATTCGAGCGACTGGTGGGCGATGACGTGGCCTTCGGCCCGCTCAGGATGGGCCTGACGCTGGATGAAGCCCGCGATCGCGTGAGATGGGCCATGGACGCGGTGGGACTGGACTTGGCCGCTTTTAAAGACCGTTTCACCTTTTCACTGAGCGGCGGCGAAATGCGCAAGGTGGCCATTGCCGGAGTTCTCGCCCTCAAACCCGAGGTCCTCGTGCTGGACGAATCGACCTCGGGACTTGACCCCCGGGGCCGCCGTGAGCTGCTGGCGCTGATGAGGCGCTGGAAGGAGAGAGAGGGGCTCACCATCGTCTTTGTCTCCTGCAACATGGAGGATATCGCGGCACTGGTGGATCGCGTTTGCGTGCTCGACCAGGGACGCAGCGTGCTGGAAGGGCAAGTGCGAGAGGTGTTCTCCCGGCCCGCAGAGCTGCAACAGTATGGGTTGAATGCCCCGCAGATCACCGAGATCCTCGTGGAGCTCAAAGAACGGGGGTTGGACGTGGACCCGCGCTGCAGCAACGTGGCCGAGGCTGAGGAGCAGGTGTGGAAGACTTTGAGTACCTGA
- the nudF gene encoding ADP-ribose pyrophosphatase, which produces MRVEFTGKHREYDGFFKLDSYALRFQRYDGTMTRPVERLVFERGDSAAVLLYDSEGRTVVLVEQFRLPAYLREEGNGTLLEVVAGTIEEGRAPEDVARCEVVEEAGFSLQQLEPVGCFYVSPGACTERIWLYIAWVKPQDRIGSGGGVGDGESIRIHEMPLAEALLRVQEGKIRDAKTIIALQHLALSLRHDDA; this is translated from the coding sequence ATGAGGGTCGAGTTCACCGGGAAGCATCGCGAGTACGACGGGTTCTTCAAGCTCGATTCGTACGCTCTGCGCTTTCAGCGCTATGACGGCACCATGACCCGGCCTGTGGAGAGGCTGGTGTTCGAACGGGGTGACTCAGCGGCCGTGTTGCTATACGATAGCGAGGGACGGACGGTTGTGCTGGTCGAGCAGTTTCGCTTGCCGGCGTACCTCCGGGAGGAGGGAAATGGAACGCTGCTCGAGGTCGTCGCCGGCACGATAGAGGAGGGTCGCGCCCCCGAGGACGTGGCGCGATGTGAAGTGGTCGAGGAGGCGGGTTTTTCGCTGCAACAGCTCGAGCCAGTGGGCTGCTTTTACGTCAGCCCGGGCGCCTGCACCGAGCGCATCTGGCTCTACATCGCCTGGGTCAAGCCGCAGGACAGGATCGGCAGCGGCGGGGGAGTGGGCGACGGCGAGAGCATTCGAATACACGAAATGCCATTGGCCGAGGCGCTGCTCCGGGTTCAAGAGGGCAAGATACGCGACGCCAAGACGATCATCGCTTTGCAGCATCTGGCACTGAGCCTGAGGCACGACGATGCCTAG
- the ecfT_3 gene encoding Energy-coupling factor transporter transmembrane protein EcfT codes for MEDFEYLRHVTIGQYLPGSSLVHRMDPRAKMIILFLMAAAVTVNMSYTANIILLVVSVVYVLAARVSLRYILGGVKPVLPFMILLAAMQLLFYGNQFIGPNLQNVVLWKWWIVNVTTGSVQLVVISILRFLQLLLLASLLTNTTTTTELSHGVERLLRPLARIGVPAHELSLVATIALRFVPILAEQLETVAKAQASRGAELAGGGPLHLVQSARRLAVLIVPLFMDAFRRSEDLILAMEARCYLGGKNRTHLIELRYNGIDYAAIAANLVLAVWLIVYRNRFPF; via the coding sequence GTGGAAGACTTTGAGTACCTGAGACACGTCACCATCGGTCAGTACCTTCCCGGAAGCTCGCTGGTGCACCGGATGGATCCGCGCGCCAAGATGATCATCCTGTTCCTGATGGCCGCCGCGGTGACGGTGAACATGTCCTACACGGCCAACATCATTCTGCTGGTGGTCAGTGTGGTCTACGTGCTGGCAGCCCGGGTTTCGCTGCGCTACATCCTCGGCGGAGTCAAGCCCGTATTACCGTTTATGATCCTGTTAGCCGCTATGCAGCTCCTCTTCTATGGCAACCAGTTCATTGGCCCGAACCTGCAGAACGTGGTTCTCTGGAAGTGGTGGATTGTCAACGTCACTACCGGCAGTGTGCAACTGGTGGTCATTTCCATCCTGCGGTTCCTGCAACTGCTGTTGCTGGCCAGTCTGCTGACCAACACGACCACCACAACTGAACTATCGCATGGCGTGGAGCGGCTGCTGCGTCCCCTGGCACGGATAGGCGTGCCGGCGCACGAGCTATCACTGGTCGCGACCATCGCCCTGCGCTTTGTGCCCATTCTGGCGGAACAGCTCGAGACGGTGGCCAAGGCTCAGGCGTCACGAGGGGCAGAGCTGGCAGGGGGCGGCCCGCTGCACTTGGTTCAGTCGGCGCGACGGCTGGCGGTGCTGATTGTACCCCTGTTTATGGACGCCTTTCGCCGCTCGGAAGATCTCATTCTGGCCATGGAGGCACGCTGCTACCTGGGCGGTAAGAACCGCACCCATCTCATCGAGCTGAGGTATAATGGGATAGACTATGCGGCGATAGCAGCAAACCTCGTGCTCGCCGTCTGGCTCATTGTCTATCGCAACCGGTTTCCGTTCTAG
- the ecfA2_1 gene encoding Energy-coupling factor transporter ATP-binding protein EcfA2, with the protein MADPIIRLDGVSFKYNAGSPDPHLALRDINLQIWPGDYVVIVGHNGSGKSTLAKLLNALLQPTVGDVWVDEMNTRNQRQIPEIRSTVGMVFQVPDNQIVATVVEEDVAFGPENLGVPRAEIRLRVDAALDAVGLTEKRQRPPHLLSAGEKQRVAIAGVIAMQPKVMVLDEATAYLDPQGRSQVLDVIRQLNRSGMTVVAITHFMHEAVEGNRVLVMENSRIALEGTPRDVFGQVERLRELQLDVPQPTDLAYRLHQRWSGFPEGLLTVPEVVEETVKLWQRMRPA; encoded by the coding sequence ATGGCCGACCCGATTATCCGTCTGGATGGGGTCAGCTTTAAGTACAACGCGGGGTCCCCCGATCCCCACTTGGCTCTTCGTGACATCAACCTCCAGATATGGCCCGGCGATTATGTGGTTATCGTGGGCCACAACGGTTCCGGCAAGTCCACGTTGGCCAAGCTGCTCAATGCACTGCTTCAGCCCACGGTCGGCGATGTGTGGGTCGACGAGATGAACACCCGTAACCAGCGACAGATCCCGGAAATCCGCAGCACGGTCGGGATGGTCTTTCAGGTACCGGACAACCAGATCGTAGCAACGGTGGTGGAGGAAGATGTGGCCTTTGGCCCCGAGAACCTGGGGGTACCGCGGGCCGAGATACGCCTGCGTGTCGATGCCGCCCTAGATGCGGTGGGGCTGACCGAAAAACGGCAGAGACCGCCGCACCTCCTCTCGGCTGGCGAGAAGCAGCGGGTGGCCATCGCCGGCGTAATCGCCATGCAGCCCAAGGTGATGGTGCTCGATGAGGCCACCGCCTACCTCGATCCGCAGGGCAGGTCGCAGGTGCTGGATGTGATTCGGCAACTCAATCGCTCCGGCATGACTGTAGTGGCGATCACGCACTTTATGCACGAAGCGGTCGAGGGCAATCGTGTGCTGGTGATGGAGAACTCGCGCATTGCCCTCGAAGGAACGCCGCGCGACGTCTTTGGCCAGGTTGAGCGACTGAGAGAACTACAGCTCGACGTGCCTCAGCCGACGGACCTGGCCTATCGGCTGCACCAGCGCTGGTCGGGCTTCCCTGAGGGCTTGCTGACTGTCCCGGAAGTGGTGGAGGAGACGGTCAAGCTGTGGCAGCGAATGAGGCCGGCATGA
- a CDS encoding CAAX amino terminal protease self- immunity, giving the protein MSNQPDLADSGISTVPGGNLLEDRGTPPPSLPWSKRELVAVGVSGLASMFVLTFALTAALAVLQSRLSAPLPKQVTGAITLIGELGLLLPVWWFGLRRHGLGWSSVGFRPFSMVRGLVLGCAAWALAMTGTVIWSLVLSLFNLRTQPNMLPLFGGGIGGLVAALLAGGLVGPFAEEVFFRGYLFAGMRQHLGLKWALLLNGLIFALIHILPTSYPPIFLLGVLFAGLLELTGSLWPAIFVHTFINSLSFLLLYVSERLAL; this is encoded by the coding sequence ATGAGCAACCAGCCGGACCTTGCCGACAGCGGCATCTCTACGGTACCAGGAGGCAATCTGCTCGAGGACCGCGGCACTCCCCCACCGTCGCTGCCCTGGTCAAAGCGGGAGTTGGTGGCGGTGGGCGTTAGCGGCCTTGCCTCCATGTTTGTCCTGACCTTCGCCCTCACTGCTGCGCTGGCAGTGCTTCAGTCACGCCTGTCGGCGCCACTCCCCAAGCAGGTCACCGGCGCGATCACCCTCATCGGTGAACTGGGCCTGCTGCTGCCGGTGTGGTGGTTTGGTCTGCGCCGGCATGGGCTGGGCTGGTCCAGCGTAGGCTTCAGGCCCTTCAGTATGGTGCGTGGCCTGGTCCTGGGATGCGCGGCGTGGGCACTGGCAATGACCGGCACCGTCATCTGGTCGCTGGTGCTCAGCCTTTTCAATCTGCGTACCCAACCCAACATGCTGCCCCTTTTTGGCGGCGGAATCGGCGGGCTCGTTGCTGCCCTCCTGGCCGGCGGTCTGGTCGGACCCTTTGCCGAGGAGGTCTTCTTCCGCGGCTACCTGTTCGCCGGTATGAGGCAGCATCTGGGCCTGAAGTGGGCGCTGCTGCTCAACGGCTTGATCTTTGCGCTGATTCACATCCTGCCGACCTCCTACCCGCCCATCTTCTTGCTCGGCGTGCTGTTCGCCGGGCTGCTCGAGCTGACCGGCTCCCTGTGGCCGGCCATCTTTGTTCACACCTTCATCAACAGCCTGTCCTTCCTGCTGCTCTATGTGAGCGAGCGACTGGCGCTCTAG
- the padE_1 gene encoding NADH-dependent phenylglyoxylate dehydrogenase subunit gamma, whose translation MRLPFEVELAGEGGQGVVLAAIILADAAATYDGRFVAQSASYGPEARGGLTRSEVVISDQEIDYPKVVRPDLLVAMNQDACDKYASRLKPDGVLVVDSTHVSIAPPGRVYAVPITRLAEESTGRLVTANVVALGVIVGISGAVSDAAAESAVRARSPEGTAEVNLKALHAGLTAARAAALQ comes from the coding sequence ATGAGACTGCCTTTTGAAGTTGAACTGGCCGGTGAAGGCGGGCAAGGGGTAGTACTCGCAGCAATCATCCTGGCCGACGCGGCGGCGACCTATGACGGCCGCTTTGTCGCCCAGTCGGCCTCCTACGGCCCCGAGGCCAGGGGGGGACTGACCAGGTCCGAAGTAGTCATCAGCGACCAGGAGATCGATTATCCCAAGGTAGTTCGTCCGGACCTGCTCGTAGCGATGAATCAGGACGCTTGCGACAAGTACGCCAGCCGGCTGAAGCCAGACGGAGTGCTGGTGGTTGACTCGACCCACGTGAGCATCGCGCCGCCGGGCAGGGTGTACGCCGTGCCCATCACCAGACTGGCAGAGGAGTCCACCGGGCGGCTGGTTACGGCCAACGTCGTGGCCCTGGGAGTCATCGTGGGGATTTCGGGCGCCGTGTCCGACGCCGCAGCGGAGAGCGCCGTGCGGGCCAGGTCTCCGGAAGGGACGGCGGAGGTCAATCTCAAGGCACTGCACGCGGGGCTGACGGCGGCGCGGGCAGCAGCACTGCAGTGA
- the pbpG_2 gene encoding Penicillin-binding protein 2D, with protein MAKKMLTRSRLALLLTGALVVIGGAVYLWLLRDLPDPRRVSSAGIAPSTIIYDRRGRVLYEILDPNLGRHQPVSFESIPLWLREATVATEDASFYANPGVDARAILRALWINLRGGEVLSGGSTITQQLARYLLLSPEERTPRTLRRKLRESILAFRLARTLSKERILELYLNQIYYGNLAYGVEAASRTYFGKPVQDLDLAECALIAGLPQAPALYDPLSDPAAAQARQAVVLGLLVKQGLLAPQEAEQAANEQLHYAATPFPIRAPHFIMYVWGLLRQEFGDEQIYRLGLRVHTTLDVDLQARVESLARYHLSQLSVAQVNEPAHNVTDAAVVAIDPRNGQILAMLGSPDYFDLRISGAVNVALMPRQPGSAIKPVTYAAAFSNDPAWTPATMVLDIESAFTTREGATYVPVNYDRIYHGPVLLREALGSSLNVVAVKTLDHVGVPQVVNLAQRMGLSTLTDPQRYGLSLTLGGGEVRLLDLTAAYAAFASGGLRVDPVAITRVEAASGALLRQAATPARARVLDEKVAFWITDILADDEARIPAFGEDSALTLDRPAAAKTGTTTDWRDNWTVGYTPQLVVGVWTGNADNSPMVDVSGISGAAPLWHDVMLEALKGQAVLPFDVPQGMVRETVCAESGALPGPWCPVRQEWFIEGHGPTATCTMHRRVEVDSRTGELASPDTRPEYLRRQVGVFLPAEAADWVAEQQYRVGVHYFIDRTSPAGGSAKPAPAVVLVSPRAGTTYRMVSSVPEDSQRIEVRAQASVEVASLRLYADDQLLNELTSPPYATLWQLTPGEHTFVAELTDPVGRSFCSEAVQITVLR; from the coding sequence ATGGCCAAGAAGATGCTTACCAGATCACGTCTGGCTCTGCTCCTGACCGGCGCACTCGTCGTCATCGGCGGAGCAGTCTACCTATGGCTGCTCCGCGACCTGCCAGATCCTCGTCGGGTATCCAGCGCGGGAATCGCCCCTAGCACGATCATCTATGATCGACGCGGTCGGGTGCTGTACGAGATTCTCGACCCCAATCTGGGCCGGCACCAGCCGGTGTCCTTCGAGTCGATCCCCTTGTGGCTGCGTGAGGCTACAGTCGCTACGGAAGATGCCAGTTTTTACGCCAATCCCGGTGTGGACGCGCGGGCCATCCTGCGCGCTCTCTGGATCAACCTGCGCGGCGGTGAGGTGCTCTCCGGGGGCAGTACCATCACCCAGCAGTTGGCACGCTATCTGCTTCTGAGTCCTGAGGAACGCACCCCGCGAACCCTGCGGCGCAAGCTGCGCGAGTCCATCCTCGCCTTCCGGCTGGCCAGGACGCTGAGCAAGGAGCGCATTCTCGAGCTTTACCTGAACCAGATCTACTACGGCAACCTGGCCTACGGCGTGGAAGCAGCCTCTCGCACCTACTTTGGCAAGCCGGTTCAGGATCTGGACCTGGCTGAGTGTGCCCTCATCGCCGGGCTTCCTCAGGCGCCGGCCCTCTACGACCCATTGAGCGACCCAGCAGCCGCACAGGCTCGTCAGGCGGTGGTTCTGGGGCTGTTGGTAAAACAAGGTTTGCTTGCGCCTCAGGAGGCAGAGCAGGCGGCGAACGAGCAGCTCCACTATGCGGCCACTCCCTTTCCCATTCGTGCTCCGCACTTTATAATGTACGTCTGGGGGTTGCTGCGCCAGGAGTTTGGGGATGAGCAGATCTACCGGCTCGGCCTGCGGGTGCACACCACGCTGGACGTGGACCTCCAGGCCCGCGTGGAATCCCTCGCGCGCTACCACCTGAGCCAGCTCTCTGTGGCGCAGGTGAACGAGCCAGCGCACAACGTCACCGACGCCGCGGTGGTAGCCATCGACCCGCGCAACGGGCAGATTCTGGCCATGCTGGGCAGCCCGGACTACTTTGACTTGCGCATCAGCGGGGCAGTCAACGTCGCCCTGATGCCCCGGCAGCCGGGCTCGGCTATCAAACCGGTGACCTACGCCGCTGCGTTCAGCAACGACCCCGCCTGGACGCCGGCCACGATGGTACTGGATATCGAGTCGGCCTTTACCACGCGTGAAGGCGCGACCTACGTTCCGGTGAACTATGACCGTATCTACCACGGCCCGGTGCTCCTGCGGGAGGCGCTCGGCTCGTCGCTGAATGTGGTTGCGGTCAAGACCCTCGATCACGTTGGCGTTCCGCAGGTCGTGAATCTGGCACAGCGGATGGGCCTCTCTACGCTTACCGACCCGCAGCGCTACGGTCTGTCTCTCACGCTCGGCGGTGGTGAGGTCAGGCTGCTTGACCTCACGGCAGCCTACGCGGCCTTTGCGTCTGGCGGCCTGAGGGTTGACCCGGTGGCCATCACGCGCGTGGAGGCCGCTTCCGGCGCTCTGCTCAGGCAGGCGGCTACGCCGGCTCGCGCGCGCGTCCTCGATGAGAAGGTAGCCTTCTGGATCACGGACATCCTGGCCGACGACGAGGCGAGAATCCCTGCCTTTGGCGAAGATAGCGCACTCACCCTGGATCGACCCGCTGCCGCCAAGACAGGAACTACTACCGACTGGCGAGACAACTGGACCGTGGGCTACACGCCGCAGCTCGTGGTGGGCGTGTGGACGGGCAACGCGGACAACTCGCCCATGGTCGATGTGTCCGGGATCAGCGGGGCCGCTCCGCTCTGGCATGATGTCATGCTCGAGGCACTGAAGGGCCAGGCAGTGCTGCCTTTCGACGTACCTCAGGGGATGGTCAGGGAGACCGTGTGCGCCGAGTCAGGGGCGCTTCCGGGGCCGTGGTGTCCCGTTCGCCAGGAGTGGTTCATCGAGGGACACGGCCCGACTGCGACCTGCACAATGCATCGCCGGGTCGAGGTCGACTCACGCACTGGCGAGCTGGCCTCGCCTGATACCCGGCCCGAGTACCTGCGCCGACAGGTTGGGGTCTTTTTGCCAGCAGAAGCGGCCGACTGGGTGGCCGAGCAGCAGTACCGCGTGGGGGTTCACTACTTCATCGACCGGACGAGTCCGGCCGGCGGCTCTGCGAAACCCGCGCCGGCGGTCGTCCTGGTTAGCCCGCGCGCCGGCACCACTTACCGGATGGTATCCTCTGTTCCCGAAGACTCACAACGCATCGAGGTGCGCGCCCAGGCCTCGGTGGAAGTGGCGTCGCTTCGCCTGTACGCCGACGATCAGCTTCTGAACGAGCTGACCTCACCTCCGTACGCGACGCTGTGGCAGCTCACGCCGGGCGAGCACACCTTTGTCGCCGAACTGACCGACCCTGTGGGACGGTCCTTCTGTTCCGAGGCAGTTCAGATCACCGTCTTGCGCTAG
- the coaX gene encoding Type III pantothenate kinase encodes MLLCVNVGNSNVVIGLADGHDWLAHWRVRTIRNQMPDEYAMLLKSLLRDGGHDLSAVDRIVLASVVPPLTTVFSEVLANHVNARVLMVSPDIRTGLQIRIDNPRELGADLLANAVAAYQRYRGACIVVDFGTATTFSAVSAKGDFEGVAIAVGLGVAAEALTSATSQLPRVSLSAPAHAIGKNTVQSMQSGLVLGHIGLVEGVLRRMKSELGGEAQVIATGGHSRVLAPLSPEINDLDPWLTLDGLRLLHLLNPV; translated from the coding sequence ATGCTACTTTGCGTGAATGTAGGGAACAGCAATGTGGTCATCGGACTCGCGGACGGGCACGACTGGCTTGCCCACTGGCGCGTGCGTACCATCCGCAATCAGATGCCAGACGAGTACGCGATGCTGCTCAAGTCGCTGCTCCGCGATGGCGGCCATGACCTGAGCGCGGTCGACCGCATTGTGCTGGCCAGCGTGGTTCCGCCGCTCACCACTGTGTTCAGCGAGGTCTTGGCGAACCACGTGAATGCCAGGGTGCTGATGGTGAGTCCCGACATCCGCACTGGGCTGCAGATTCGCATCGACAACCCGCGCGAGCTGGGAGCCGACCTGCTGGCCAACGCCGTGGCGGCCTACCAGCGCTACCGGGGCGCCTGCATTGTGGTGGATTTCGGCACTGCTACGACCTTTAGCGCCGTCAGCGCCAAGGGCGATTTTGAGGGGGTGGCCATCGCGGTCGGGCTGGGGGTCGCCGCCGAAGCTCTCACCAGCGCTACGTCCCAACTGCCCCGCGTCAGTCTGAGCGCCCCGGCGCATGCCATCGGCAAGAACACTGTGCAATCGATGCAATCGGGGCTTGTTCTGGGACACATCGGCCTGGTCGAGGGTGTCTTGCGACGCATGAAGAGCGAGTTGGGCGGGGAAGCGCAGGTCATCGCCACCGGCGGTCACAGCCGCGTTCTGGCTCCCCTGAGCCCGGAAATCAACGACCTCGACCCCTGGCTGACGCTGGACGGCCTGCGCCTCTTGCACCTGCTCAACCCCGTCTAG